A single Kribbella aluminosa DNA region contains:
- the shc gene encoding squalene--hopene cyclase: MTASRLAADTPVDVRVQECLDAAVSYLRSLQHEDGWWKGDLATNVTMDAEDLMLRHLLGVATARTDAETARWIRSQQREDGTWATFPGGPGDLSTTVESWVALRMAGDDPAAARLVSAAEFIRSAGGVEKARVFTHIWLALFGLWSWDDCPDLPPELIFLPSWAPLNVYNWACWARQTIVPLTIVSAHRPVHPVDFTVGELRSGTPSAAHAPLWRLDGAFQRLDVVLNAYTRWGPRGPLSWLRRLALRRATEWIVARQEADGGWGGIQPPWVYSLIALQLMGYPIDHPVLAAGLRGLDGFTVHADTADGPVRWLEACQSPVWDTGLAVAALLDAGVDADDESVLKATDWLLAEQIDAPGDWQVRRPDLVGGGWAFEFANDGYPDTDDTAEIVLALRRVAHPEPERLRTALDDAVTWTTGMQSADGGWGAFDADNTDTTALKLPFCDFGAVIDPPSADVTAHVVELLAAEGRTETDECRRGVRWLLAAQEDDGSWFGRWGTNHVYGTGAVVPALIAVGMRPDDPVVRRAVRWVEEHQNADGGWGEDLRSYADPSWIGRGDSTPSQTAWALLALLAAEPGGEAVQRGLAYLVDTQRADGGWDEPRYTGTGFPGDFYIGYHLYRLVFPIWALGRYLRTTR; the protein is encoded by the coding sequence GTGACGGCCTCGCGGTTGGCCGCGGACACACCGGTCGACGTTCGGGTGCAGGAATGCCTGGACGCGGCGGTGTCGTACCTGCGGTCTCTGCAGCATGAGGACGGGTGGTGGAAGGGCGACCTGGCAACCAACGTGACGATGGACGCCGAGGATCTGATGCTGCGGCACCTCCTCGGTGTGGCGACGGCTCGGACCGACGCGGAGACGGCGCGGTGGATCCGGTCGCAGCAGCGTGAGGACGGCACGTGGGCGACGTTCCCGGGCGGGCCTGGCGATTTGTCGACGACCGTCGAGTCCTGGGTCGCGCTGCGGATGGCGGGCGACGATCCGGCAGCGGCGCGGCTGGTCAGTGCCGCCGAGTTCATCCGGTCCGCCGGAGGTGTCGAGAAGGCGCGGGTGTTCACGCACATCTGGCTCGCGCTGTTCGGGCTGTGGTCCTGGGACGACTGCCCGGACCTTCCGCCGGAGCTGATCTTCCTGCCGAGCTGGGCGCCGTTGAACGTCTACAACTGGGCCTGCTGGGCCCGCCAGACGATCGTCCCGCTGACCATCGTGAGCGCGCATCGGCCGGTGCATCCCGTGGACTTCACGGTCGGCGAGCTGCGGTCGGGTACGCCGTCGGCCGCGCACGCGCCGCTGTGGCGACTCGACGGGGCGTTCCAGCGGCTGGACGTCGTACTCAACGCCTACACACGTTGGGGACCTCGCGGGCCGCTGAGCTGGCTGCGCCGGCTGGCGCTGCGGCGCGCGACCGAGTGGATCGTGGCGCGCCAGGAGGCCGACGGCGGGTGGGGCGGGATCCAGCCTCCGTGGGTGTACTCGTTGATCGCGTTGCAGCTGATGGGGTACCCGATCGACCATCCGGTGCTGGCCGCGGGGCTGCGCGGGCTCGACGGGTTCACGGTGCACGCGGACACCGCCGACGGTCCGGTGCGCTGGCTCGAGGCATGCCAGTCGCCGGTCTGGGACACCGGGCTGGCCGTGGCGGCGCTGCTCGACGCCGGGGTCGACGCCGACGACGAATCGGTGCTCAAGGCAACGGACTGGCTGCTCGCGGAGCAGATCGACGCGCCGGGGGACTGGCAGGTACGGCGACCGGACCTGGTCGGCGGGGGATGGGCGTTCGAGTTCGCGAACGACGGGTATCCGGACACCGACGACACCGCCGAGATCGTGCTCGCGCTGCGCCGGGTGGCGCACCCTGAGCCCGAGCGGTTGCGGACCGCGCTCGACGACGCGGTGACCTGGACGACCGGGATGCAGTCGGCCGACGGCGGCTGGGGTGCGTTCGATGCGGACAACACGGACACGACGGCGTTGAAGCTGCCGTTCTGCGACTTCGGCGCGGTGATCGATCCGCCGTCGGCCGACGTCACCGCGCACGTGGTCGAGCTGCTGGCCGCGGAAGGAAGGACCGAGACGGACGAGTGCCGGCGCGGGGTGCGCTGGTTGCTCGCCGCGCAGGAGGACGACGGGTCGTGGTTCGGTCGTTGGGGGACGAACCACGTGTACGGCACGGGGGCCGTCGTCCCCGCGTTGATCGCGGTCGGGATGCGGCCGGACGATCCGGTCGTCCGGCGGGCGGTGCGCTGGGTGGAGGAGCACCAGAACGCCGACGGCGGCTGGGGCGAGGACCTGCGCTCGTACGCCGATCCGTCGTGGATCGGCCGCGGCGACTCCACACCGTCGCAGACCGCGTGGGCCCTGCTGGCGCTGCTCGCGGCCGAGCCCGGCGGGGAGGCCGTCCAGCGGGGTCTCGCCTACCTGGTGGACACGCAGCGCGCGGACGGCGGCTGGGACGAACCTCGCTACACCGGTACAGGTTTCCCCGGCGACTTCTACATCGGCTACCACCTGTACCGCCTGGTCTTCCCGATCTGGGCGCTTGGCCGCTACCTCAGGACCACCCGATGA
- the ispH gene encoding 4-hydroxy-3-methylbut-2-enyl diphosphate reductase, which produces MTGVVCTPLYAEWLALRAAHPVHTGRSRGAHLEGPTLIAGVAGALIEGIAPGDLVVATEIQHATRTTPGAEAADFRPGREGAGVRWGRSVSCDAAVLVAGELRRRGFTVHAGPVVTTDHVVDSAAERAGFAARGAVAVDTESGLLAGEGGRSVVVRVVVDTPGQPLRGIGMPWRGVRALLELRPTAGVINAWSAATGEREVLLAAPRSFCAGVERAIETVEQALERFGAPVYVRRQIVHNRHVVGDLERRGAVFVEEVDAVPEGSVLVLAAHGVAPTVRAQAAERHLRVIDATCPLVSKVHQEVRRYAGNDNTVVLIGHADHEEVVGTTGEAPDHVLVVSSPAEAATIQVPDPTRVAYAMQTTLAVEDASETAAVLRRRFPALKGPRTDDICYATSNRQAGLRAIARRSDLVIVLGSQNSSNSHRLVEVAEAAGTPAVLVDDAGELPLDRLAGANRIGITAGASAPPALVDELVRCLSGLGPITVTETGEPTEDVRFVLPREVTQP; this is translated from the coding sequence ATGACCGGCGTCGTCTGCACCCCGCTGTACGCCGAGTGGCTCGCCCTCCGAGCGGCACACCCCGTCCACACGGGTCGCTCCCGAGGCGCGCACCTCGAGGGCCCGACCCTCATCGCAGGAGTCGCCGGCGCCCTGATCGAAGGAATCGCCCCAGGCGACCTCGTCGTGGCAACGGAAATCCAACACGCCACCCGAACCACCCCAGGCGCGGAAGCAGCGGACTTCCGCCCGGGCCGGGAGGGGGCGGGCGTTCGCTGGGGGCGGAGTGTGTCGTGTGATGCGGCGGTGCTTGTGGCGGGTGAGCTGCGACGGCGGGGGTTCACCGTTCATGCCGGGCCGGTGGTGACCACTGATCATGTTGTCGACTCGGCGGCGGAGCGGGCTGGGTTCGCCGCGCGCGGGGCTGTTGCTGTTGATACCGAGTCGGGGCTGTTGGCGGGGGAGGGCGGGCGGAGTGTGGTGGTTCGGGTGGTTGTGGATACGCCGGGGCAGCCGTTGCGGGGGATCGGGATGCCGTGGCGTGGGGTGCGGGCCTTGCTGGAGTTGCGGCCTACGGCGGGGGTGATCAACGCGTGGAGCGCCGCCACGGGTGAGCGGGAAGTGTTGCTCGCCGCGCCGCGGTCGTTCTGTGCCGGTGTGGAGCGGGCGATCGAGACGGTCGAGCAGGCCCTGGAGCGGTTCGGCGCGCCGGTGTACGTACGCCGGCAGATCGTCCACAACCGGCACGTCGTCGGCGACCTCGAACGGCGCGGCGCGGTCTTCGTCGAGGAGGTCGACGCGGTCCCCGAGGGCAGCGTGCTCGTGCTCGCCGCGCACGGTGTCGCGCCGACGGTCCGCGCACAGGCCGCCGAGCGTCACCTCCGCGTGATCGACGCCACCTGCCCGCTGGTCTCCAAGGTGCACCAGGAAGTACGACGGTACGCCGGCAACGACAACACCGTCGTACTCATCGGGCACGCGGACCACGAAGAGGTCGTCGGCACCACGGGCGAGGCACCCGACCACGTGCTCGTCGTCTCCAGCCCCGCGGAGGCCGCGACGATCCAGGTACCCGACCCAACCCGCGTCGCCTACGCGATGCAGACCACGCTCGCCGTCGAGGATGCGTCCGAAACCGCGGCCGTCCTCCGCCGGCGCTTCCCGGCACTCAAAGGTCCCCGCACCGACGACATCTGCTACGCCACCAGCAACCGCCAGGCAGGCCTCCGCGCCATCGCCCGCCGGTCCGACCTGGTGATCGTCCTCGGATCCCAGAACTCCTCCAACTCCCACCGGCTCGTCGAAGTCGCCGAGGCCGCCGGCACCCCCGCCGTACTCGTCGACGACGCCGGCGAGCTACCCCTCGACCGCCTGGCCGGCGCGAACAGAATCGGCATCACCGCCGGCGCCTCCGCCCCGCCGGCCCTCGTCGACGAACTCGTCCGCTGCCTGTCCGGCCTCGGTCCGATCACGGTGACCGAGACCGGCGAGCCGACCGAGGACGTCCGCTTCGTGCTACCGAGAGAGGTGACCCAGCCGTGA
- the hpnH gene encoding adenosyl-hopene transferase HpnH, whose product MPLRQTVRLGGYLIKQKLSRREKFPILLELEPLYACNLKCAGCGKIQQTHDWLKQRMPVEQAIAAAEECGAPMVSIAGGEPLMHKEIDEIVRQLLARNKIVFLCTNAVLLPKHLHKFTPHKNFAWMVHIDGLRERHDRSVCKDGVFDEAVDAIKQAQAAGFRVMTNTTFFDTDSPQDVIDVLDYLNDDLQVDNMQISPGFAYEKAPDQEHWLGPEETRQLFRKAFGDGRRKKWRLNHSPLFLDFLEGKVDFDCTAWAIPLYSLKGWQRPCYLMDDGYVATYQQLLDETDWSSYGRGKDPRCANCMAHCGYEPTAVVATLGSLRESLRAAVS is encoded by the coding sequence ATGCCGCTACGGCAGACCGTCCGCCTGGGCGGATACCTGATCAAGCAGAAGCTCAGCCGGCGGGAGAAGTTCCCGATCCTGCTCGAGCTCGAGCCCCTGTATGCGTGCAACCTGAAGTGCGCCGGCTGCGGCAAGATCCAGCAGACCCACGACTGGCTGAAGCAGCGGATGCCCGTGGAGCAGGCGATCGCGGCGGCCGAGGAGTGCGGCGCGCCGATGGTGTCGATCGCCGGCGGCGAACCGCTGATGCACAAGGAGATCGACGAGATCGTCCGGCAGTTGCTGGCCCGGAACAAGATCGTGTTCCTGTGCACCAACGCCGTACTGCTGCCGAAACACCTGCACAAGTTCACGCCGCACAAGAACTTCGCGTGGATGGTGCACATCGACGGACTCCGCGAGCGGCACGACCGGTCGGTGTGCAAGGACGGGGTGTTCGACGAGGCCGTGGACGCGATCAAGCAGGCGCAGGCTGCGGGCTTCCGGGTGATGACCAACACCACGTTCTTCGACACCGACAGCCCGCAGGACGTCATCGACGTCCTCGACTACCTCAACGACGACCTGCAGGTCGACAACATGCAGATCTCCCCGGGGTTCGCGTACGAGAAGGCACCCGACCAGGAGCACTGGCTCGGGCCGGAGGAGACCCGGCAGCTGTTCCGGAAAGCCTTCGGCGACGGGCGCCGGAAGAAGTGGCGGCTGAACCACTCGCCGCTGTTCCTCGACTTCCTGGAGGGCAAGGTCGACTTCGACTGCACGGCGTGGGCGATCCCGCTGTACTCGCTGAAGGGCTGGCAGCGTCCGTGCTACCTGATGGACGACGGGTACGTCGCGACGTACCAGCAGCTCCTCGACGAGACCGACTGGTCCAGCTACGGTCGCGGCAAGGACCCGCGCTGCGCCAACTGCATGGCCCATTGCGGCTACGAACCGACTGCGGTGGTCGCGACCCTGGGCTCGCTCCGGGAATCGCTGCGCGCGGCAGTGAGCTGA
- a CDS encoding protein kinase domain-containing protein: MLIGERYRLGASLGRGGMGEVFRATDELLGREVAVKLMLRPGDDTSAVERFQREARAAARLSDAHIVAVYDFGQSDDNFYLVMELVEGRSVAGEIDEDGPVSWDRALAIVEQAAAGLAAAHAENVVHRDIKPSNLMVSAEGIVKVADFGIAAMPGAETSELTMTGQIIGSPYYLSPERARGLKGGPESDVYALGCVLYMLLTGRPPFMGDHPTAVLYQHVDTDPVPPSRLRPELAGPYEGLLLRMLAKDPADRPTAVELTSVRSAAERYPTVTQRTQPAQPTQPTQLIARPPVTRPPAPPAREPRKPLLIAAVAVLAVGGAVAAGIVLHNTSGKNPPTVDVGPQAGTSTGTPTTTPTADPSRSDGATNANRSTTNTPSSTSSTPSTTPSSTPSTPTTIPTTTPTSTPTKSTPTPTPTPTKTITSTPSSTPTSTPPTTSTPPTGSTTPPPSSTPTP; this comes from the coding sequence ATGTTGATCGGGGAGCGGTACCGGCTGGGCGCGTCGCTGGGGCGTGGCGGCATGGGTGAGGTGTTCCGGGCGACCGACGAGTTGCTCGGGCGCGAGGTCGCGGTGAAGCTGATGCTGCGGCCCGGCGACGACACCTCGGCCGTCGAACGGTTCCAGCGCGAGGCCCGGGCCGCGGCGCGGTTGAGCGACGCGCACATCGTCGCGGTGTACGACTTCGGCCAGTCCGACGACAACTTCTATCTGGTGATGGAACTCGTCGAGGGCCGCTCGGTCGCGGGCGAGATCGACGAGGACGGCCCGGTCTCCTGGGACCGCGCGCTCGCGATCGTCGAACAGGCCGCGGCCGGTCTGGCGGCGGCGCACGCGGAGAACGTCGTCCATCGCGACATCAAGCCGAGCAACCTGATGGTGTCCGCGGAAGGCATCGTGAAGGTCGCGGACTTCGGGATCGCGGCCATGCCCGGCGCGGAGACCAGCGAGCTGACGATGACCGGCCAGATCATCGGCAGCCCGTACTACCTGTCGCCGGAGCGCGCGCGGGGGCTTAAGGGCGGCCCGGAGTCGGACGTGTACGCGCTGGGCTGCGTGCTCTACATGTTGCTCACCGGCCGCCCGCCGTTCATGGGCGACCATCCGACCGCGGTCCTGTACCAGCACGTCGACACCGACCCGGTCCCGCCGAGTCGGCTCCGTCCGGAGCTCGCAGGTCCGTACGAGGGACTGCTTCTCCGGATGCTCGCCAAGGACCCGGCAGACCGCCCGACCGCCGTGGAACTCACCTCTGTACGGTCAGCTGCCGAGCGGTATCCCACCGTCACGCAGCGCACTCAGCCCGCTCAGCCCACTCAGCCCACTCAGCTGATCGCCAGACCGCCTGTCACCCGGCCTCCGGCTCCGCCCGCTCGCGAGCCCCGGAAGCCCCTGCTGATCGCCGCCGTCGCCGTACTGGCCGTGGGCGGCGCCGTCGCGGCAGGCATCGTCCTGCACAACACCAGCGGCAAGAACCCCCCGACCGTCGACGTCGGCCCTCAGGCGGGCACCAGCACCGGTACGCCGACCACCACGCCGACCGCGGACCCGTCCCGCTCCGACGGGGCAACCAACGCAAACCGCAGTACGACGAACACCCCGTCGTCGACTTCGTCCACCCCGAGCACCACCCCGTCGTCAACTCCGTCGACGCCGACGACCATCCCGACGACAACGCCCACGTCGACCCCGACGAAGTCCACCCCGACACCAACGCCCACTCCGACGAAGACGATCACCTCGACGCCGTCGTCCACGCCAACGTCGACCCCACCCACCACGTCGACGCCCCCCACCGGCTCGACCACACCACCCCCCTCGAGCACCCCGACGCCGTAG